A genomic region of Vibrio ziniensis contains the following coding sequences:
- the nifU gene encoding Fe-S cluster assembly protein NifU, which translates to MWDYSEKVKEHFFNPRNAKLVSEANARGDVGSLSCGDALSLTLKVDPETDIIQDAGFQTFGCGSAIASSSALTEMIIGKSIDEALAITNKDIADFLDGLPPEKMHCSVMGMEALHAAVANYRGETLEDDHEEGELICKCFAIDDLMIKRVVAANNLTTLEEVVNYTKAGGACTSCHEKIEWVLEECLAERAKAPALSKNSSVKPAIKPVEASKDSGVDASVSPEIIALIEKIIEEVRPAVQADGGDISLVDVEDYVVFVSLTGACTGCGLSGLTLANVEHKISRALGESYTVFPVQEDPQMTAKKEGTYNV; encoded by the coding sequence ATGTGGGATTATTCAGAGAAAGTTAAAGAGCACTTCTTTAACCCAAGAAATGCCAAATTGGTTTCAGAGGCAAATGCCCGAGGTGATGTGGGTTCGCTGAGCTGTGGTGATGCTCTAAGTTTGACTCTCAAAGTCGACCCAGAAACAGACATTATTCAGGATGCAGGTTTTCAAACTTTTGGTTGTGGTAGTGCAATCGCATCTTCTTCTGCATTAACTGAGATGATCATTGGTAAATCGATAGATGAAGCTTTAGCTATCACTAACAAAGACATTGCCGACTTTCTTGATGGCTTACCGCCAGAAAAAATGCACTGTTCGGTTATGGGGATGGAAGCATTGCATGCAGCAGTCGCGAACTATCGCGGAGAAACACTGGAAGATGATCACGAAGAAGGTGAGCTGATTTGTAAGTGTTTCGCGATTGATGACCTGATGATTAAACGCGTGGTTGCCGCCAATAATCTCACCACTCTAGAGGAAGTCGTCAATTACACCAAAGCGGGCGGCGCTTGCACCTCTTGCCACGAAAAGATCGAATGGGTGTTGGAAGAATGCTTGGCAGAAAGAGCAAAAGCCCCTGCCTTATCTAAAAATTCTAGCGTGAAACCTGCCATAAAACCGGTTGAAGCAAGCAAAGACTCTGGAGTTGATGCGTCTGTAAGTCCTGAGATCATTGCGCTGATTGAGAAAATTATCGAAGAAGTTCGCCCAGCGGTACAAGCCGACGGTGGGGATATCAGCTTAGTCGATGTGGAAGATTATGTTGTGTTTGTTTCACTCACTGGTGCGTGTACCGGATGTGGTTTATCAGGTCTGACATTGGCAAATGTGGAACACAAGATCAGTCGAGCTTTGGGAGAGTCTTACACCGTATTTCCGGTACAAGAAGACCCACAAATGACCGCAAAGAAAGAGGGAACTTACAATGTCTAG
- the nifS gene encoding cysteine desulfurase NifS: protein MSSIQPMIYLDNNATTRIDPRVLDVMIPYLDEFYGNPSSIHRLGARVGQALEIAREQVQQLLGAQHSSEVVFTSCATEATTTAILSALEANPERREIVTSVVEHPATLQLCQNLERKGYKVHWIGVDGKGNIDLEAYAQALSENVAIVSMMWANNETGTLFPVESMAMMAKTVGAQMHVDAVQVAGKRMINVHETEIDMLSISGHKFHAPKGIGALYLRRGTRFRPLLRGGHQERGRRAGTENAASAIAMGKAAELAYQAIDTELHRIKLLRDRLEQGLLARIPNTFVTGNPKQRVANTTNIAVEFIEGEALLLMMNQVGIAASSGSACTSGSLEPSHVMKAMKIPFTAAHGTLRFSLSRFTKDDDIDYVLEQLPPIVHRLRQMSPYWDNAANAGNVEEFAPTYA from the coding sequence ATGTCTAGTATCCAACCGATGATCTATTTAGATAACAATGCAACGACGCGCATTGACCCACGAGTCTTGGACGTCATGATTCCTTATCTTGATGAATTTTATGGCAACCCTTCATCTATTCATCGCTTAGGCGCTCGCGTGGGTCAGGCTCTGGAAATTGCAAGAGAACAGGTTCAGCAACTTCTTGGCGCGCAGCACTCAAGTGAAGTGGTTTTTACCTCTTGTGCTACTGAAGCGACCACAACAGCTATCTTGTCTGCATTGGAAGCCAACCCCGAACGAAGAGAAATCGTAACATCTGTGGTTGAACATCCCGCTACTTTACAGCTTTGTCAAAACCTTGAACGTAAAGGCTACAAGGTGCATTGGATTGGCGTCGACGGTAAAGGCAATATCGATTTGGAAGCGTATGCCCAAGCATTAAGTGAAAACGTCGCGATTGTTTCGATGATGTGGGCAAACAATGAAACTGGCACTCTGTTTCCTGTGGAATCGATGGCAATGATGGCAAAAACTGTCGGCGCACAAATGCATGTTGACGCGGTACAGGTGGCAGGTAAACGCATGATCAACGTGCATGAAACCGAAATTGATATGCTGTCGATTTCTGGTCACAAGTTCCATGCTCCAAAAGGGATTGGCGCTTTGTACTTGCGTCGTGGTACTCGTTTTCGTCCATTATTGCGCGGCGGTCATCAGGAGCGCGGTCGCAGAGCAGGAACTGAAAATGCAGCATCTGCAATAGCGATGGGTAAAGCGGCAGAGCTGGCTTATCAAGCTATTGATACTGAGCTTCATCGTATCAAACTGCTGCGTGATCGCTTAGAGCAAGGTTTACTTGCTCGCATTCCGAATACGTTTGTCACGGGTAATCCTAAACAGCGTGTCGCTAATACCACCAACATTGCGGTTGAGTTTATAGAAGGTGAAGCCCTTTTATTAATGATGAACCAAGTGGGTATCGCGGCGTCGTCTGGCTCAGCTTGCACATCCGGTTCATTAGAACCTTCACATGTGATGAAAGCGATGAAGATTCCATTCACTGCGGCACATGGCACTTTGCGCTTCTCGCTGTCTCGTTTTACCAAAGATGACGATATCGATTATGTGCTTGAGCAACTGCCACCGATTGTGCATCGCTTACGCCAGATGTCTCCTTATTGGGATAACGCCGCCAATGCGGGTAACGTTGAAGAGTTTGCTCCAACATATGCCTGA
- the nifV gene encoding homocitrate synthase encodes MVTGIAEPIHRSVIINDTTLRDGEQGPGVAFTIEEKMHIAMLLEMAGVPELEVGIPAMGAEEQYVISSVCHSLSTARTMGWCRMLEHDVHCASGLGLNWVDLSIPVSSQQIRSKLNLTPKVLFERCERVISQALNAGLKVCVGMEDASRADVDMLYRVAEVAERCGAKRVRFADTNGILDPFSTYHVITQLHAHTDLEIEMHAHNDLGLATANSLAAIRAGAASVNTTVNGLGERAGNAALEEISVALTVLQQTPSNIDLRQLPTICNYVHLASGRPQTAQKAITGDVVFTHESGIHVDGLLKDINNYQGFSPSLVGREHHFVLGKHSGVSAIMRIYRDMGIVLTESQCEQIKQQLRVWSERRKSVPTTDDLLEFAIHHQQIA; translated from the coding sequence ATGGTTACAGGGATAGCAGAACCCATTCATAGGTCAGTCATTATTAATGACACCACGCTTCGGGATGGTGAGCAGGGACCTGGTGTGGCGTTCACCATAGAAGAGAAAATGCATATTGCGATGCTGCTTGAAATGGCGGGTGTGCCTGAATTGGAAGTGGGCATTCCCGCTATGGGAGCGGAAGAGCAATACGTCATCAGTTCAGTGTGCCACTCCCTTAGTACTGCGCGAACTATGGGCTGGTGTCGGATGCTAGAGCACGATGTTCATTGCGCTTCCGGTCTTGGTTTAAATTGGGTGGATCTCTCTATTCCAGTCTCAAGTCAGCAGATCCGCAGCAAACTCAATCTGACGCCTAAAGTGTTGTTCGAACGTTGTGAAAGAGTGATTAGCCAAGCGCTAAATGCTGGTTTGAAGGTTTGCGTGGGAATGGAGGATGCTTCGCGTGCAGACGTCGATATGCTTTATCGGGTTGCAGAAGTCGCGGAACGTTGCGGTGCAAAACGAGTTCGTTTTGCTGACACCAACGGCATCCTCGACCCATTTTCGACTTACCACGTTATCACTCAGTTACATGCCCATACGGATCTTGAGATTGAAATGCATGCGCACAACGATCTTGGGTTAGCGACGGCGAACTCGTTAGCTGCCATTCGAGCTGGTGCTGCGTCAGTGAACACTACGGTAAATGGATTAGGAGAACGTGCGGGAAACGCTGCATTAGAGGAGATCTCCGTTGCGCTTACAGTGTTGCAGCAGACACCAAGCAACATTGATTTGCGCCAGCTACCGACCATTTGCAATTACGTACATCTGGCTTCTGGGCGACCCCAAACAGCGCAAAAAGCGATCACAGGCGATGTGGTGTTCACCCATGAGTCGGGAATTCACGTTGATGGCTTGCTGAAAGACATCAATAACTATCAGGGTTTCTCGCCTTCATTAGTGGGGCGCGAACATCACTTTGTCTTAGGCAAGCATTCCGGTGTGAGTGCCATTATGCGTATCTATCGCGATATGGGGATAGTGCTCACTGAATCGCAGTGCGAGCAGATAAAACAGCAGCTTCGTGTTTGGTCTGAACGGCGTAAAAGCGTTCCGACCACTGACGATCTGCTCGAGTTTGCCATCCATCACCAGCAAATCGCGTAG
- a CDS encoding nitrogenase-stabilizing/protective protein NifW — MYLELESDFTEQLALLETAEDFLDYFVVDYDPELVEKKHIPLLRLFQKLLVCKPNADYATYQKSLRLAYKQISLGHEPMIAAGGCASCASDCSASGE, encoded by the coding sequence ATGTATTTAGAGTTAGAGAGTGATTTCACCGAGCAACTGGCGTTGTTGGAAACCGCAGAAGATTTTCTCGACTATTTCGTTGTGGATTACGACCCAGAGCTGGTGGAGAAAAAACATATACCACTGCTGCGCTTGTTCCAGAAGTTATTGGTTTGCAAACCAAACGCTGATTACGCCACTTATCAGAAGTCGCTTCGCTTGGCATATAAGCAAATCAGCCTAGGGCATGAGCCTATGATCGCGGCAGGTGGTTGCGCGAGCTGTGCCTCCGATTGCAGTGCATCTGGTGAATAG
- a CDS encoding nitrogen fixation protein NifZ, producing MDMDYGSDTVRFAPGSEVRIVRNIRNDGSFQDFAKGDLLVEAGSVGIVRSYGYFLQTQVIYQVFIPTQNRVIGVRDSEVIDAELAWVPCLFRSLDKAKLTCSLRMFGEPLANKGDVIEVHRVYRDLEDGTVSFEVKFGAHLVKLDSTRLEPVA from the coding sequence ATGGACATGGATTACGGCTCCGACACAGTGCGTTTTGCTCCAGGAAGCGAAGTCAGAATTGTGCGTAATATCCGTAATGACGGTAGCTTTCAGGACTTTGCTAAAGGGGACTTGTTAGTGGAAGCAGGAAGCGTCGGCATTGTTCGTAGCTACGGATATTTCTTGCAAACACAGGTGATCTATCAAGTATTTATTCCAACGCAAAATCGAGTGATCGGAGTACGAGATAGCGAAGTAATCGATGCTGAATTGGCTTGGGTTCCATGTCTTTTTCGCTCATTAGACAAAGCCAAACTGACCTGTAGCTTACGTATGTTTGGTGAACCATTAGCCAACAAGGGCGATGTGATTGAGGTTCACCGAGTCTATCGAGACTTAGAAGATGGCACGGTGAGTTTCGAAGTTAAATTTGGTGCGCACTTGGTCAAACTCGATTCAACCCGACTGGAGCCTGTCGCTTAA